The following are encoded in a window of Pelecanus crispus isolate bPelCri1 chromosome 6, bPelCri1.pri, whole genome shotgun sequence genomic DNA:
- the SVIP gene encoding small VCP/p97-interacting protein, whose amino-acid sequence MTGRALPERGAWRGPRAGPLPPPPLQPPPPQRSPALPALGPAMGLCLPCMGGAVKDVVETPDPEIKRRQLAEAAEKRQMEASSRGIKNAYSVEQKKKKQEEIEKRIAASGSGGEGGLRWQVG is encoded by the exons aTGACGGGGCGGGCCCTGCCGGAGCGCGGCGCCtggcgggggccgcgggcggggccgctgccgccgcctcctctCCAGCCGCCGCCTCCCCAGCGGTCGCCGGCCCTGCCGGCCCTGGGGCCCGCCatggggctctgcctgccctgcatgGGGGGCGCCGTCAAGGACGTGGTGGAGACGCCCGACCCG gaaataaaaagaagacagctagcagaagctgctgaaaagAGGCAGATGGAG GCTTCCTCTCGAGGTATTAAGAACGCTTACTCTgtagagcaaaagaaaaagaaacaggaagaaatagaaaaaagaattgCAGCTTCAGGTtctggaggagaaggaggactGAGA TGGCAGGTTGGATAA